The following coding sequences lie in one Aspergillus luchuensis IFO 4308 DNA, chromosome 8, nearly complete sequence genomic window:
- a CDS encoding putative pyroglutamyl peptidase type I (COG:S;~EggNog:ENOG410PPM8;~InterPro:IPR036440,IPR016125;~MEROPS:MER0011032) yields the protein MGDYGPGVSSLTAQSPGNPPVSGTDQDEISVLVTGFGPFKSNLVNASYLIASSLPPSFTFSPASSDGSDSVSHRVSINVHPSPIPVAYSTVRTTLPVILDDYAKTHGGRRPDIVIHIGIAAMRNYYSVETQAHRDGYLMSDIKGRSGYEDGEKLWRELDLPLVLKAGPSEGHASEKKRLSPRPPDDDFLTAWKSFCPPETDARVSTDAGRYLCEFILYTSLALAYQADKDRNVTFFHVPASCLDEDIETGKEVAVALIKALVTSWSEQQHSVS from the exons ATGGGAGATTACGGGCCCGGAGTGTCGTCGCTCACGGCACAGTCACCTGGGAATCCGCCTGTCTCTGGTACAGATCAGGATGAGATTTCAGTTCTTGTAACAGGCTTTGGG CCATTCAAGTCTAACCTAGTGAACGCCTCATATCTGATAGCCTCATCACTACCACCCTCGTTCACCTTCTCACCTGCCTCTTCAGACGGCTCTGACTCTGTTTCCCACCGGGTTTCAATAAATGTCCATCCTTCACCCATACCCGTTGCATACTCCACGGTGCGGACGACACTTCCTGTCATTCTCGATGACTATGCAAAGACGCATGGGGGCCGACGTCCAGACATTGTAATTCACATTGGCATAGCAGCAATGAGGAATTACTACTCCGTGGAGACGCAGGCCCACCGTGACGGGTATTTGATGTCTGACATCAAGGGCAGATCCGGCTacgaggatggggagaagcTATGGAGGGAGCTCGACTTGCCACTGGTGCTTAAAGCTGGCCCTTCAGAGGGACACGCCTCGGAGAAGAAACGCCTCAGCCCCCGGCCCCCAGACGATGACTTTCTAACAGCATGGAAGTCCTTTTGCCCTCCGGAAACCGATGCGCGGGTCTCCACTGATGCTGGACGCTATCTCTGCGAGTTCATCCTGTACACCAGCTTGGCACTGGCGTACCAGGCGGATAAGGATCGCAATGTTACTTTCTTCCATGTTCCTGCGTCATGCTTGGATGAGGATATAGAGACGGGCAAGGAGGTTGCCGTCGCGCTGATCAAGGCTCTTGTGACTAGCTGGAGTGAGCAGCAACACAGCGTTTCTTAG